gacgaaacttatagttaattcatagatctatagaaacaagcagactgaaatctacacgccccgtttatcgattgaaGAAATTGGCAggtctgaaattgacacgccctgtttatcgattggtctaaaCTTACAGCGACCTACGCGTATACGAAATaccacggactgcacgaaataatcttgatgatgtcagactcaacgtctcacaggagacgatttgactgtttcttttagctaatgtACTCAGGTACgtaaacagtaatttagtgaattttaattacttttcataatcaatttattaattagttaaaaaaagatgtaaatataaacaataaaatgctttctttgatgattcatacgGGCTATGAAGGTACATTgcagcgatcattgcagaaaaaaatttacataacccgctaacgcggattatttattttttctgcaatgtcgctacctttaCATCCCGAATGAATTACCAAAGAagacattttattgtttaaattataacCAAAACAGTAGACTCAGTCCCCTTGACACTTAGTTACTGATGCTTTCACTCTACTGCTATCGAAATCCGGAAAGTATCCTGCAGCCCTTTTGTAAAAGCTGGCGATCGTCGAcagaatttaatatatttttaatattatagataaaaataataaacacaaAAGCAGCACTGCATTTTGAGTACAACATTGCTTCGAACGATCATAagttttcatgtattttaaGAGATGTAAGGAAAGAAGAACTATGGAGATATCATACCTTTTTACAAGGAATAAGAACTATGGAGATATCAGACCTTTTCACAAGGAATAAGAACTATGGAGATATCAGATCTTTTTACAAGGAATAAGAACTACGGAGTTATCAGTTCTTTTTACAAGGAATAAGAACTACGGAGATATCAGATCTTTTTACAAGGAATAAGAACTACGGAGATATCAGTTCTTTTTACAAGGAATAAGAACTACGGAGATATCAGTTCTTTTTACAAGGAATAAGAACTATGGAGATATCAGATCTTTTTACAAGGAATAAGAACTACGGAGATATCAGTTCTTTTTACAAGGAATAAGAACTACGGAGATATCAGTTCTTTTTACAAGGAATAAGAACTATGGAGATATCAGATCTTTTTACAAGGAATAAGAACTATGGAGATATCAGATCTTTTTACAAGGAATAAGAACTACGGAGATATCAGTTCTTTTTACAAGGAATAAGAACTACGGAGATATCAGTTCTTTTTACAAGGAATAAGAACTACGGAGATATCAGATCTTTTTACAAGGAATAAGAACTACGGAGATATCAGATCTTTTTACAAGGAATAAGAACTACGGAGATATTAGATCTTTTTACAAGGAATAAGAACTACGGAGATATCAGATCTTTTTACAAGGAATAAGAACTACGGAGATATCAGTTCTTTTTACAAGGAATAAGAACTACGGAGATATCAGTTCTTTTTACAAGGAATAAGAACTACGGAGATATCAGTTCTTTTTACAAGGAATAAGAACTACGGAGATATCAGATCTTTTTACAAGGAATAAGAACTACGGAGATATTAGATCTTTTTACAAGGAATAAGAACTACGGAGATATCAGATCTTTTTACAAGGAATAAGAACTATGGAGATATCAGATCTTTTTACAAGGAATAAGAACTACGGAGATATCAGATCTTTTACAAGGAATAAGAACTACGGAGATATCAGATCTTTTTACAGACGGAATGTGTTAAATGTGGATTGGAACATTTCCATATCGTGACGTATTTCCTATCGAAAGGAACAATATAATCAAGTATATAgtttaataagtatttttttcgCAAAATTGTTACACAATTATGGTTTAGAGCGTTGTCCTGTAAGTCATAAGTTCGAATctataatttttacctttccaagaactttaaaaaaaaagtttgaaaattctaaaccggtgaaatgatattgattataatatacatttatccGTATTATTTGATAACGACGGTGTCTAATACCACCTTAAACCGGACATTTTGTTTCAAGGTATTGGTGCGCATATTTTCCCCCATCTCCCAACTAAcgtctgtaaaaaaaattaaatgtcaaaGTGGTTTCTTTTTCGTTAATCTTTACATAAAGagaaataatttataagaaaaaaaataggcTGTCGATAGATAAAGGGAATACTTATTTACGCGCACATGCACATTAATCAGTGACAGTAGgtttaacaataaatatatgtgtacTTAGAAATGTTTCAGGGTAAAGCTTGCTGTTATCTAGCTTGTTAATTTCGAAATGAGAGGGACAGACCTATGTGTACCCAAATATCTTGGCcagcaatagaaaaaaagaaaagaaaagaaagaacaaacagaataaaaacgtaaacaaacaaaaaaaaaaacaaaaaaaccctccATCCCACTtctgcaaaaataattccaaatctTATGTCTGGCGTGTACGTAAACTTTCGTTTTtaacttctaaaaatagttgGGGTGCAAGCAAGATAAATGGCTCCTGGAAATAAATGGGGTGGACCAGGCAACCCTAATGTCACCCCCCTCTTCGCAATTTGGTTGAAAATGGACCATATGTtgtcatatttatataaagCTAGCAATGTTTTGCAGATACATGTAAACCTGTTAATGTAAAGTACCATTAATAAGTAAAATATGTCACAAGTTCCAAATCTATTAGATATACATATAACGTATACTTTTTTTAACTGAACTGACGACACGTACTCTTTGGTAAAAGTTAATTTGCTTCTTCTAAACCGGAACACCGCAGAGAAGTTCCTAAGTCACAAGCACCACAAAGGACACGTGACCTCGTGACAGAGGACCTCCATCATCCGGTTCGAAAAATAGTGACAGTTGTTGTTCAGCAGATTGTACTGTCCGAACACAAGATGGTACTTGGAGGCACACCTCCTAATGCAGTCAAACGGAAGTTTGGAGAACCCCGCGGGTGGATGCATGATTTTGGGACCACAGTGGGCGTTTTTTGGGCTGTGGCGCCGAAGGGTGGTGTCTTTAGTGCCAAACTCGGCAAACCAGCCATCGTAGTAAATGAAGCTATGAACAAAATTGTGGACGGGGAGCTGAAGAGAGCGCTTCTTTCTGTGAAGCCCAATATGTGTCAGGTAAATACAGGCTAGGTTGTTAGTACCGTAGAAAAAAGGTTTCGAACCGGCtgcaaaaaaaagataaatacacgcaattgatataaattatatgtgtatacagaaaaatacatacaagAAACCTCTTTAATCTTTGATGTGTGCATTATGAAGAATTTAACTTCCTGTATGCCTACACACGTAGATTTGGATATTTTAAGATTGATTGAAGACTTTGATGGTTTGGGACAGTATTTTTA
This is a stretch of genomic DNA from Crassostrea angulata isolate pt1a10 chromosome 4, ASM2561291v2, whole genome shotgun sequence. It encodes these proteins:
- the LOC128179576 gene encoding uncharacterized protein LOC128179576 — protein: MVGIRMVLLTVLIGALASRTFGTPLGVHHILRPIRTDCSVPEAGSKPFFYGTNNLACIYLTHIGLHRKKRSLQLPVHNFVHSFIYYDGWFAEFGTKDTTLRRHSPKNAHCGPKIMHPPAGFSKLPFDCIRRCASKYHLVFGQYNLLNNNCHYFSNRMMEVLCHEVTCPLWCL